The sequence below is a genomic window from Alphaproteobacteria bacterium.
CGGCAGCCCAATCCTCCATTTGCACTTTGTTCCACTGCATGTTCGACCAGTCGTATATTGCTAATGGAATGAATAGCGCGCCTGCTAATAATGCGGCCAGACAACCCAACGAAAGAGGGCTTATTTCTTCTGTAGCTTTTTTGCCAAGCAGTGTATATCCCGCTTCACAACATATGGCAGCAAAAACCAGAGCAGAACCAATGAACGTTTGCGAATCCATTTTCAGGCCTTGTTTTCCTGTTCCAATCTGAATGACCAACACTCCAGAAACCCCGATGAGTAAGGCAATTATTTTGCGAGGGTGCAGTGATTCGCGTAAAAATATCACGGCGGCTATTGCCGTTACAGCGGGGGTAAGGCTCATAATCACGCTACCTGCAACGCCGCTTATCATCTGCATTCCATACAACATTAATACAGAAAACCCAATATTTCCCACTAAGGCCACACCCAATACTCTGAGCCACAATGCTTTAGGAAGCTTGTAGAAGTTTGGATTATGATAAAAAGCAAAAGGAAGTAGCACCATGCCCGCAAGCCACATGCGTATGGTTGATGCAACAAGTGGACTAAAGTTTTCCCCTACCAATTTGCTAACAGGTGTTGCACTGCCAAAGAATGTCATCCCCGCGAGCAAGAAAACAAAGGCATACCACGATTTGCTTTGTGAGCTTTCCATGTGTGAAATAAAAACCAACAGTAATAAAAATGCTATAAGACAAAAAAAACCGCCTCTATATGAGGCGGCACTTTTTTAAAAACGTGTGTTGAGTACGTATAATTAGTAACTGCTTGATTTTGCATTTACTTCGCCATACGGCACCCAGATATTCTTCACCTGTGTTGCGTGCCGCAAGAATTCTTGTCCTTCGGATTGTGTACGATTATACCAATCGCGCTGTTTTCCATAGTTGCAGAAGCTGCGTTTAAGGTTGCCGGTAGAATGTTCTTCTACAAGGGCGCTGCCATCCGCTTGGGGGCCAAAATACCATACTGCATCGACATTATCATGTTCGGCAAGGGTTTTGGCCAGCACATCTCGCTGTCCTGTTATAATATTAATCACGCCCGCTGGCAAGTCTGATGTGTCAAGAATCTGATAAAAATCAGTTGCTGCAAGGGGAAAGCGCTCTGAGGGAACTGCTAACACGGTATTTCCCATTGCAATAGCAGGGGCAATTAGCGAGATAAAACCAAGCAACGGCGCTTCATCAGGACAGAGAATACCAATCACGCCTACGGCTTCATTAAGCGCAAGAGTGATGTTACGAAGCGGGGCT
It includes:
- a CDS encoding DMT family transporter, with the translated sequence MESSQSKSWYAFVFLLAGMTFFGSATPVSKLVGENFSPLVASTIRMWLAGMVLLPFAFYHNPNFYKLPKALWLRVLGVALVGNIGFSVLMLYGMQMISGVAGSVIMSLTPAVTAIAAVIFLRESLHPRKIIALLIGVSGVLVIQIGTGKQGLKMDSQTFIGSALVFAAICCEAGYTLLGKKATEEISPLSLGCLAALLAGALFIPLAIYDWSNMQWNKVQMEDWAAVAWWGIGTMALGSVLWYSGVQKVPGHIAAGFMAIMPISALFLSYWLLDESFEWIHIPGFALALGGTGLMAWQHSQQMKKET